Proteins co-encoded in one Halorussus sp. MSC15.2 genomic window:
- a CDS encoding choice-of-anchor D domain-containing protein, producing MTRPTRSYAAVAVVLLLITATFAPVVTVSALPSVGPGPPVTHGVAASTVGNDVTTTPTETTSTTTTETTTATGGDGTTTDVTETTTSTATSGGDGLPGMEDSRRSNESKSNRKVSSRVADIVANAGSGSTDSDMVTQSRDGTTFVTVVLEAESGRGDDAADAVRRIGGGVEQRYGDLVRARLPAPAVGTVANASAIQFVRTPRRPEVTDLTSDGGLGDMNVGGVHQKGFSGENTTVAVVDLGFNSQNSEIADNVVKTMDTYDGDFQDTSNAHGTAVAELIVDTAPNVSLVLIDVSTSMGIMEAADYADNHSIDAVSMSLGFRSGPFDGSSTLDQRIATSVDRGTPWFISAGNAGGGKHLDTTWSDSDGDGFLNFAGGDETLNVTAPCTGCSVSVSVNWDDYPDSDQDYDVILYDDNGNVLDKSRTSQTGSQPPEEFVSGSSSAGPLHVAVKAESASGNARFQIFSNDGTSLEYSSSATSLTRPATEEKAVTVGAMYYYDDNLETFSSRGPTVDDRRGVDITAPDGVQTTVYDQFFGTSAATPYTAGVAALVEGATERDLGPSEIENALTSSAVELQGDEPNPRTGYGLVNAEAAVEATTEPEASAPDKFDFGAFDTGSVESDNVTVVNTGIAPLNLTDVSLSASSAFTVTGGGSGGVVRPGESHNVTVEFAPSSYGEKSATLSVSHNDTDASPTEVNVTGTGLTPVATVGKTSVGYGDVGVLDESRSADVVLTNDGNVPLNVTTLQVSGTNASEFRISDGDATPVVAPGEGHAVTVSFDPETMGEKSATLSFEHNDSDDSPTTVSLAGTGVDASGPVLASAAATDATDGNGVIADGDTVSIGVNASDVLGDVSSVTANGSAFGVGNVSLTDGDGDGRYDATVTVNASEGTTDGEYVVEVAASDGVGNWNVTAAGSLTLDTTAPELTIGDPANGSATNASAISLVGTVGDDHSKVAGVEFDANGTWHDAAVDADGTWENTTETLGSEGTYVVRVRATDVAGNLASENVTVFVDRTNPTLADASLGRTGQIRPEESVSVAANASDSFTGVAEVVTGDGALSASNAAGNEWNGSVEANASLGNHSVTVTVRDAAGNTDEKTLPYEVGVRANLTPSDAANDSTLVARPERGAVENVTIDATGASDNESLIAGAASTNPTGVAAPNATGLSFPQVETSVANANISNASFAVTVPRSRVESQFALLDTVTFWVHEDGTWTRTNGTLVEQNETSLTYAVATRHFSTFAVTADADSTKPTISSVGPASDSTAESHNVTVTADYADDYAGVDPANVTLSVDGEAATSEATIDADGLAYDANLSDGSHNVTLGVPDRNGNVRTRSWSFEVDTSNDGGGGGGGGGGGGGGDPPEPMVQVKLTDVTADSVRAKVVSARAGAAGEVSIDGGIGAGAVTVRSVSVRPKSREATSRFFVDASVTETPPDGASAPDVAALGYLRVGTTYISDSALSAVGVEFAVPADATAAPENVALYRLSDGSWTRVETSVAGERGGRYVLDASASGTGLFAVGVASAETAVADASVDADSVASGESVTVTATVENAGSGTGTTTAELTVDGETVRTKQVSVSAGGSETVTFEVTLDSAGDHELAVNGVPAGSVSVAGATTEAGLNGSDERESRADGIGSEGAIPGFGPVTALVALLAGLLAGRWDGRSS from the coding sequence ATGACACGACCCACTCGTAGCTACGCGGCAGTCGCCGTGGTACTGTTGTTGATTACCGCGACGTTCGCGCCCGTCGTGACCGTCAGCGCGTTACCGTCGGTCGGTCCCGGTCCGCCGGTGACCCACGGCGTGGCCGCGTCGACGGTCGGTAACGACGTGACGACTACCCCGACGGAGACTACTTCGACCACGACGACGGAGACCACCACGGCCACCGGCGGGGACGGAACGACGACCGACGTCACGGAGACGACCACTTCGACCGCAACGTCCGGTGGAGACGGCCTGCCCGGCATGGAGGACTCGCGGCGGTCGAACGAGTCGAAATCGAACCGCAAGGTGTCTTCCCGAGTCGCCGATATCGTGGCGAACGCCGGGTCGGGTTCGACGGACTCCGACATGGTGACCCAGAGTCGGGACGGTACGACCTTCGTCACCGTCGTCCTCGAAGCCGAGTCGGGTCGCGGCGACGACGCTGCCGACGCAGTCCGCCGAATCGGCGGCGGCGTCGAACAGCGTTACGGCGACCTCGTCAGGGCGCGACTTCCGGCCCCGGCGGTCGGGACGGTCGCGAACGCCTCGGCGATTCAGTTCGTCCGCACGCCGCGGCGCCCGGAGGTGACCGACCTGACCAGCGACGGGGGACTGGGCGACATGAACGTCGGAGGCGTCCACCAGAAAGGATTCAGTGGGGAGAACACCACGGTGGCGGTCGTCGACCTCGGATTCAATTCACAGAACTCCGAGATAGCCGACAACGTGGTGAAGACGATGGACACGTACGACGGGGACTTTCAGGACACCTCCAACGCGCACGGGACCGCCGTCGCCGAACTCATCGTGGATACGGCACCGAACGTCTCGCTCGTCCTCATCGACGTCTCGACATCGATGGGCATCATGGAAGCCGCCGACTACGCGGACAACCACTCCATCGACGCGGTGTCGATGTCGCTCGGCTTCCGTAGCGGTCCCTTCGACGGGAGTTCGACGCTCGACCAGCGCATCGCCACCTCGGTAGACCGCGGGACCCCGTGGTTCATCTCGGCGGGGAACGCCGGCGGCGGGAAGCACCTCGACACCACGTGGAGCGACAGTGACGGCGACGGATTCCTGAACTTCGCCGGGGGAGACGAGACGCTGAACGTCACGGCTCCGTGTACCGGGTGTAGCGTTAGCGTCTCGGTCAACTGGGACGACTACCCGGACAGCGACCAAGACTACGACGTGATACTGTACGACGACAACGGGAACGTCCTCGACAAGAGTCGGACCTCGCAAACCGGGAGCCAACCCCCCGAAGAGTTCGTCTCCGGGTCCTCGTCGGCGGGGCCGCTACACGTCGCAGTGAAAGCGGAGAGCGCCAGCGGTAACGCTAGGTTCCAGATATTCAGCAACGACGGCACGAGCCTCGAGTACAGTTCGAGCGCCACGAGTCTGACCCGCCCGGCGACCGAGGAGAAGGCGGTCACGGTCGGCGCGATGTACTACTACGACGACAACCTCGAAACCTTCTCGTCGCGCGGTCCCACGGTGGACGACCGACGAGGCGTGGACATCACCGCACCCGACGGCGTCCAGACGACGGTCTACGACCAGTTCTTCGGCACGTCGGCGGCGACCCCCTACACCGCGGGAGTGGCGGCGCTCGTCGAAGGCGCGACGGAGAGAGACCTCGGCCCGTCGGAGATAGAGAACGCGCTCACGAGTTCGGCGGTCGAACTGCAGGGCGACGAACCTAACCCGCGGACTGGGTACGGACTGGTGAACGCCGAGGCGGCGGTCGAGGCGACCACCGAACCCGAGGCGTCCGCCCCCGACAAGTTCGACTTCGGCGCGTTCGACACCGGGAGCGTCGAGTCCGACAACGTGACCGTCGTGAATACCGGGATAGCACCGCTGAACCTGACCGACGTGTCGCTGTCGGCGTCGAGCGCGTTCACCGTGACTGGCGGCGGGTCTGGCGGCGTCGTTCGACCCGGCGAGTCCCACAACGTCACCGTGGAGTTCGCGCCGAGTTCGTACGGCGAGAAGTCGGCGACGCTCAGCGTCTCCCACAACGACACCGACGCGTCCCCGACGGAAGTGAACGTCACGGGGACCGGTCTCACGCCGGTCGCCACCGTCGGCAAGACCAGTGTCGGCTACGGCGACGTCGGAGTCCTCGACGAGAGTCGGTCCGCCGACGTGGTCCTCACGAACGACGGCAACGTTCCGCTGAACGTGACGACTCTGCAGGTGTCCGGAACCAACGCGAGCGAGTTCCGAATCAGCGACGGCGACGCGACGCCCGTCGTCGCTCCGGGCGAGGGCCACGCGGTGACGGTCTCGTTCGACCCCGAGACGATGGGGGAGAAGTCCGCCACGCTCTCGTTCGAACACAACGACTCGGACGATTCGCCGACAACCGTCTCGCTCGCCGGTACGGGGGTGGACGCGAGCGGACCCGTGCTCGCGAGCGCCGCGGCCACCGACGCCACGGACGGTAACGGCGTCATCGCCGACGGTGATACGGTTTCGATTGGGGTGAACGCGTCCGACGTACTCGGCGACGTGAGTTCGGTGACCGCGAACGGGTCGGCGTTCGGAGTCGGGAACGTCTCCCTGACTGACGGCGACGGAGACGGGCGGTACGACGCGACGGTCACCGTGAACGCGTCGGAGGGTACCACAGACGGCGAGTACGTCGTCGAAGTAGCCGCGAGCGACGGCGTCGGCAACTGGAACGTGACCGCGGCAGGGAGTCTCACGCTCGACACGACGGCCCCCGAACTGACGATAGGAGACCCGGCGAACGGGAGCGCGACCAACGCCAGCGCGATATCGCTCGTCGGAACGGTCGGCGACGACCACTCGAAGGTCGCCGGAGTCGAGTTCGACGCGAACGGGACGTGGCACGACGCCGCGGTGGACGCGGACGGAACGTGGGAGAACACCACCGAAACCCTCGGGAGCGAAGGAACCTACGTCGTCCGCGTTCGAGCGACCGACGTCGCCGGGAACCTCGCTTCGGAGAACGTGACCGTGTTCGTGGACCGAACGAACCCGACGCTCGCCGACGCGTCGCTCGGCCGGACCGGTCAGATTCGGCCGGAGGAGAGCGTCTCGGTGGCGGCGAACGCGTCCGACTCGTTCACCGGAGTCGCCGAAGTCGTCACGGGCGACGGTGCGCTCTCGGCGTCGAACGCCGCAGGGAACGAGTGGAACGGGAGCGTCGAAGCGAACGCGAGTCTCGGGAACCACTCGGTCACCGTCACGGTCCGCGACGCCGCAGGGAACACCGACGAGAAGACGCTCCCGTACGAGGTCGGCGTCCGGGCGAATCTGACCCCGAGCGACGCCGCGAACGACAGCACGCTCGTCGCGCGCCCGGAACGGGGTGCCGTCGAGAACGTCACCATCGACGCGACCGGCGCGTCGGACAACGAGTCGCTGATAGCCGGGGCCGCGAGTACCAACCCCACCGGCGTCGCCGCGCCCAACGCGACCGGTCTCTCGTTCCCGCAGGTCGAGACCTCCGTCGCCAACGCGAACATCTCGAACGCCTCGTTCGCGGTGACGGTGCCGCGGTCCCGCGTCGAGTCGCAGTTCGCGCTGCTGGACACGGTGACGTTCTGGGTCCACGAGGACGGGACGTGGACCCGGACGAACGGGACGCTGGTCGAACAGAACGAGACGAGTCTCACGTACGCGGTGGCGACGCGTCACTTCTCGACGTTCGCGGTCACCGCGGATGCGGACTCAACGAAGCCGACGATTTCGTCGGTCGGACCCGCGAGCGATAGCACCGCCGAGAGTCACAACGTGACCGTGACCGCCGATTACGCAGACGACTACGCGGGCGTGGACCCCGCGAACGTCACCCTCTCGGTGGACGGCGAGGCGGCGACGAGCGAGGCGACCATCGACGCCGACGGACTGGCGTACGACGCGAACCTCTCTGACGGGAGCCACAACGTGACGCTCGGCGTGCCGGACCGAAACGGCAACGTCCGGACGCGGAGTTGGTCGTTCGAGGTGGACACCTCCAACGATGGCGGCGGTGGGGGCGGTGGTGGTGGCGGCGGCGGTGGCGGCGACCCGCCGGAACCGATGGTGCAGGTGAAACTGACCGACGTGACCGCGGACAGCGTCCGGGCCAAGGTCGTCAGCGCCCGGGCGGGAGCGGCCGGGGAGGTGTCGATAGACGGCGGCATCGGCGCGGGCGCGGTGACCGTGCGCTCGGTGTCCGTCCGACCGAAGAGCCGAGAAGCGACGTCGCGATTCTTCGTGGACGCCAGCGTCACCGAGACCCCGCCAGACGGTGCGAGCGCGCCGGACGTCGCCGCCCTCGGCTACCTCCGCGTGGGGACGACGTACATCTCCGACTCGGCGCTGTCGGCGGTCGGCGTCGAGTTCGCGGTGCCCGCGGACGCCACCGCCGCGCCCGAGAACGTCGCGCTTTACCGACTGTCGGACGGCAGTTGGACGCGGGTCGAGACGTCGGTCGCTGGCGAGCGCGGTGGGCGCTACGTCCTCGACGCGAGCGCGTCCGGAACCGGCCTGTTCGCGGTCGGCGTCGCGTCCGCTGAGACCGCCGTCGCCGACGCGTCCGTGGACGCCGACAGCGTGGCATCCGGCGAGAGCGTGACCGTCACGGCCACCGTGGAGAACGCGGGGTCCGGGACGGGGACGACGACGGCGGAGTTGACGGTCGACGGGGAGACGGTTCGGACGAAGCAGGTATCGGTGTCCGCTGGCGGTTCCGAGACCGTCACGTTCGAGGTGACGCTCGACTCGGCGGGCGACCACGAACTGGCGGTCAACGGCGTCCCGGCCGGGTCGGTTTCGGTCGCCGGAGCCACGACCGAAGCGGGACTGAACGGGTCTGACGAGCGCGAGAGCCGGGCGGACGGAATCGGCAGCGAAGGCGCTATCCCCGGATTCGGTCCGGTCACTGCGCTCGTCGCGCTGCTCGCCGGACTGCTGGCGGGTCGGTGGGACGGACGTTCCTCGTAG
- a CDS encoding DUF5814 domain-containing protein codes for MAVTDKTYVKNHRQIGSQLETNIPKGAFKGATLDMLFQGENLAQLDDTTQERILDFAEDFLDCDCQSNPYCGCAERKFMRYLLDLREQGLGPESIVDVMTDDYMVYAYPGDILSFLDNSVRTLEAVEELADVEGDDEMAEQARRKKESLSG; via the coding sequence GTGGCCGTCACCGACAAAACCTACGTCAAGAACCACCGCCAGATTGGCTCCCAGTTGGAGACCAACATCCCCAAGGGAGCCTTCAAGGGGGCGACCCTCGACATGCTGTTTCAGGGCGAGAACCTCGCGCAGTTGGACGACACGACACAGGAGCGTATCCTCGACTTCGCGGAGGACTTCCTCGACTGCGACTGCCAGAGCAACCCCTACTGCGGGTGCGCCGAGCGGAAGTTCATGCGCTACCTCCTCGACCTGCGCGAGCAGGGGTTGGGTCCCGAGAGCATCGTGGACGTGATGACCGACGACTACATGGTCTACGCCTACCCCGGCGACATCCTCTCGTTCCTCGACAACTCGGTCCGGACCCTCGAAGCGGTCGAGGAGTTGGCCGACGTGGAGGGCGACGACGAGATGGCCGAACAGGCGCGACGGAAGAAAGAGAGCCTATCCGGATAG
- a CDS encoding trypsin-like serine protease yields MRKTLKRTLRSGGRRQFLKALSTLGLSGSALQYLSQDTLAQLTDNPKDEVPRLKALHHENHDAVLAGEEKPKRKPVYYTIPRDEWAVTEGAHEASRRLFSQFRSRFGTDCTGEKGLGYVTTGVTDRVNGHKREKSIVVQHVTFDGDEPQVDFERLKDASPATMSGSVGQGDYEEQVQDVPVTFEKKEVSTLAGGDEWHYDYDYSGKGTPCGAQVEVKYGGETSDKEAIATGTVACPAYHDNHGFVMLTAAHVVDDNYEGYEKEDIYNPDHPDKQGGTRGDTLKKNFTSQSTKCNSSNGRSNDSAIAKFTDGHTYKFAADDGTYNNGWEVYGILGWDKIKDGASLTKQGARTGVTSGSVTCVDSNYNVFQTDTTSNSGDSGGPRFTETYYESGTSFKSVAGVVSYGNSSVLGGPHIGNAESAMNVTI; encoded by the coding sequence ATGAGAAAAACACTGAAACGCACGCTCCGAAGCGGCGGTCGGCGACAGTTCCTGAAGGCACTATCGACCCTCGGTCTCTCTGGGAGTGCGCTTCAGTACCTGTCACAGGACACGCTCGCACAGCTCACCGACAACCCGAAAGACGAGGTTCCGCGACTCAAAGCTCTCCACCACGAGAACCACGACGCCGTCCTCGCGGGCGAGGAGAAGCCCAAACGTAAGCCGGTGTACTACACCATCCCGCGAGACGAATGGGCCGTGACCGAGGGCGCTCACGAGGCGTCTCGGCGGCTGTTCTCCCAGTTCCGTAGCCGATTTGGGACGGACTGCACCGGCGAGAAGGGACTCGGTTACGTCACGACCGGAGTGACCGACAGGGTCAACGGCCACAAGCGCGAGAAGTCCATCGTCGTCCAGCATGTCACGTTCGACGGCGATGAACCGCAGGTCGATTTCGAGCGACTGAAAGACGCGTCCCCCGCGACGATGTCCGGTTCGGTCGGACAAGGCGACTATGAAGAACAGGTACAGGACGTCCCCGTCACCTTCGAGAAGAAGGAGGTCTCCACGCTGGCCGGCGGCGACGAGTGGCACTACGACTACGACTACTCCGGGAAGGGGACGCCGTGCGGTGCCCAAGTCGAAGTCAAGTACGGCGGCGAGACCTCGGACAAGGAGGCCATCGCAACCGGAACAGTCGCCTGTCCCGCCTACCACGATAACCACGGCTTCGTGATGCTAACCGCGGCACACGTCGTGGACGACAACTACGAGGGCTACGAGAAGGAGGACATCTACAACCCCGACCACCCCGACAAGCAAGGCGGGACCCGCGGCGACACGCTGAAGAAGAACTTCACCAGCCAGTCGACCAAATGCAACAGCTCGAACGGTCGCTCGAACGACTCGGCGATAGCCAAGTTCACCGACGGCCACACCTACAAGTTCGCGGCAGACGACGGCACCTACAACAACGGCTGGGAGGTGTACGGCATCCTCGGCTGGGACAAGATTAAGGACGGCGCCTCGCTGACGAAACAGGGCGCTCGCACGGGTGTCACCTCCGGCTCGGTCACCTGCGTCGATAGCAACTACAACGTATTCCAAACCGACACGACGAGTAACAGCGGTGACTCCGGCGGGCCGCGATTCACCGAGACTTACTACGAGTCCGGGACCAGCTTCAAGTCCGTCGCCGGGGTGGTGTCATACGGTAATTCGTCGGTTCTCGGCGGGCCGCACATCGGCAACGCCGAGAGCGCGATGAACGTCACTATCTGA
- a CDS encoding ribbon-helix-helix protein, CopG family, which yields MGNKNKTISFRVNEDSFETLREIAEERDLSLSAVFRDYVDLLVAHDGRVKVVPESELGEEVGDEFPPKVEVPKSFVREHERLELEAEHLREQLQEYKEYVSRLQQELDASEDAEEVVHLEELDDELDTDETYRLG from the coding sequence ATGGGCAACAAGAACAAAACTATCTCCTTCCGTGTCAACGAGGATTCCTTCGAGACGCTCCGGGAGATAGCCGAGGAGCGCGACCTCTCGCTGTCGGCGGTGTTCCGCGATTACGTGGACCTGCTGGTGGCCCACGACGGCCGGGTGAAAGTCGTCCCCGAGAGCGAACTCGGCGAGGAGGTCGGTGACGAGTTCCCGCCGAAGGTGGAGGTGCCCAAGAGCTTCGTCAGGGAACACGAGCGACTCGAACTCGAAGCCGAACACCTCCGCGAGCAGTTGCAGGAGTACAAGGAGTACGTCAGCAGACTCCAGCAGGAACTCGACGCCAGCGAGGACGCCGAGGAGGTCGTCCACCTCGAAGAACTCGACGACGAACTCGACACCGATGAGACGTACCGCCTCGGGTAA
- a CDS encoding cytochrome ubiquinol oxidase subunit I, giving the protein MVDPATASRLQFAVTTIVHIVFPVMSMGLAPFLVYFTWKEIRTGETLYERLRRFWTKIFAVSFAVGTVTGLVLEFEFGTNFAAFSAAAGELFGGPLAVEGMMAFFLEATFLGVFVFGRERVGDRLYFLSSLMVGLGTWLSAVWILVANSWMQTPRGFEVARQSGEMTILLTDPIAAYANPRFPWMFVHMQNAAVLSVALFMAGVAAYHVYRREHLGVVDGGNLDAEFWRATLKIALAVLILSAPLQVVHGDAYGRHVAETQPQKFAAMEAVWETDSYVPEYIVAFPTSVDDLLNPRAKDIFGIGIPGGASWLASGGDAQAEITGLNEFEGSPPVAVVFWAFRAMVAMGFWFVLLAFWAGYRWWTGELFADRLLQKALMASSVLGVLCVELGWIVTEVGRQPWVIQGVMKTTEGVSPGLTATEATLTLAGFVGGYAVLLSLYTYVVGRLIRRGPERRESDASESTPDGERAPAPTPTGAGDDD; this is encoded by the coding sequence GTGGTAGACCCCGCGACCGCGAGCAGACTCCAGTTCGCGGTGACGACTATCGTCCACATCGTCTTCCCGGTGATGAGCATGGGTCTCGCGCCGTTCCTCGTCTACTTCACGTGGAAGGAGATTCGGACCGGCGAGACCCTCTACGAGCGACTCCGGCGGTTCTGGACCAAGATATTCGCGGTGAGCTTCGCGGTCGGGACCGTCACCGGACTCGTCCTCGAATTCGAGTTCGGCACCAACTTCGCGGCGTTCTCGGCCGCGGCAGGGGAACTGTTCGGCGGCCCGCTGGCGGTCGAGGGGATGATGGCGTTCTTCCTCGAAGCCACGTTCCTCGGAGTGTTCGTCTTCGGCCGCGAGCGCGTGGGCGACAGACTCTACTTCCTGTCGTCGCTCATGGTCGGTCTCGGGACGTGGCTGTCGGCGGTCTGGATTCTGGTCGCCAACTCGTGGATGCAGACCCCTCGCGGGTTCGAGGTCGCCCGCCAGAGCGGCGAGATGACGATTCTGCTGACCGACCCGATAGCCGCGTACGCCAACCCGCGATTCCCGTGGATGTTCGTCCACATGCAGAACGCGGCGGTCCTCTCGGTCGCGCTGTTCATGGCGGGCGTCGCGGCCTACCACGTCTACCGGCGCGAACACCTCGGCGTGGTGGACGGCGGGAATCTGGACGCCGAGTTCTGGCGCGCGACGCTCAAAATCGCGCTCGCGGTGCTGATTCTCTCCGCGCCCCTCCAAGTCGTCCACGGCGACGCCTACGGCCGCCATGTCGCCGAGACCCAGCCCCAGAAATTCGCCGCGATGGAGGCGGTCTGGGAGACCGACAGCTACGTCCCCGAGTACATCGTCGCGTTCCCGACGAGCGTGGACGACCTGTTGAACCCGCGAGCGAAGGACATCTTCGGCATCGGCATCCCCGGCGGGGCCTCGTGGCTCGCCTCGGGCGGGGACGCGCAGGCCGAGATAACCGGACTGAACGAGTTCGAAGGCTCGCCCCCGGTCGCCGTCGTGTTCTGGGCGTTCCGGGCGATGGTGGCCATGGGCTTCTGGTTCGTGCTACTCGCGTTCTGGGCGGGCTACCGCTGGTGGACCGGCGAACTCTTCGCGGACCGCCTGCTCCAGAAGGCGCTGATGGCGTCGTCGGTGCTGGGCGTCCTCTGTGTCGAACTCGGCTGGATAGTCACCGAGGTCGGCAGACAGCCGTGGGTGATTCAGGGCGTGATGAAGACCACCGAAGGCGTCTCACCCGGTCTCACGGCCACCGAAGCGACGCTGACGCTGGCGGGGTTCGTCGGGGGCTACGCCGTCCTGCTCTCGCTGTACACCTACGTCGTCGGACGACTGATTCGGCGAGGACCGGAGCGGCGAGAGTCGGACGCGAGCGAATCGACGCCCGACGGCGAGCGAGCGCCAGCGCCGACCCCGACGGGGGCGGGTGACGATGATTAA
- a CDS encoding cytochrome d ubiquinol oxidase subunit II produces the protein MINPLPLQTVWFGVALSDLWFGVVFAFLAVFLFLDGWDFGVGVIFATRDDHHEREQCLAAIGPFWDGNEVWLVVFGGGLFAAFPPVYAALFSRHYLLLFGVLGALVLRGMAPEFFEQREDRRWRTWWGRAFVAGSVGAPLLLGVFVGNWLLGVEGVAPASIVVGLAVVALNVASGAAFLRLKTTGPLAEEMADDGARAMAGYLGLVALALGLLALRPGPRGALLSPLPVALVVGSLLLGVGYVVAARRDRPYLALGASGVVTGALVALVAVLMYPIVEPATGLTVEKAIVGSPAVELLTAGATVLIPLVLTYFGVLYSAFSGPIDPEESY, from the coding sequence ATGATTAACCCACTTCCCCTCCAGACGGTGTGGTTCGGGGTCGCGCTCTCGGACCTCTGGTTCGGCGTCGTGTTCGCGTTCCTCGCGGTCTTCCTGTTCCTCGACGGGTGGGACTTCGGCGTCGGGGTCATCTTTGCCACGCGCGATGACCACCACGAGCGCGAGCAGTGTCTCGCGGCCATCGGCCCGTTCTGGGACGGCAACGAGGTCTGGCTGGTCGTGTTCGGCGGCGGTCTGTTCGCGGCCTTCCCGCCGGTGTACGCCGCGCTGTTCAGTCGCCACTACCTCCTGCTGTTCGGGGTCTTGGGGGCGCTGGTCCTGCGCGGGATGGCCCCGGAGTTCTTCGAACAGCGCGAGGACCGGCGGTGGCGGACGTGGTGGGGCCGAGCGTTCGTCGCCGGGAGCGTCGGCGCGCCCCTCTTGCTCGGGGTGTTCGTCGGGAACTGGCTGCTGGGCGTCGAAGGTGTCGCGCCCGCCTCGATAGTCGTCGGTCTCGCAGTCGTCGCGCTCAACGTCGCGTCCGGGGCCGCGTTCCTCCGACTGAAGACCACCGGGCCGCTCGCCGAGGAGATGGCCGACGACGGCGCTCGCGCGATGGCGGGCTACCTCGGACTGGTCGCGCTGGCGCTCGGCCTGTTGGCGCTCCGTCCCGGCCCCCGCGGCGCGCTCCTGTCGCCGCTTCCGGTCGCGCTGGTCGTCGGGTCGCTCCTGCTCGGCGTCGGCTACGTCGTCGCGGCCCGCCGGGACCGCCCCTATCTCGCGCTCGGCGCGTCGGGGGTCGTGACCGGGGCGCTCGTCGCACTCGTGGCGGTGCTGATGTACCCCATCGTCGAACCGGCGACCGGACTGACCGTCGAGAAGGCCATCGTCGGGTCGCCCGCGGTCGAGTTGCTGACCGCCGGGGCCACGGTGTTGATTCCGCTGGTGCTGACCTACTTCGGCGTGCTCTACTCGGCGTTCAGCGGCCCCATCGACCCCGAGGAGTCGTACTGA
- a CDS encoding helix-turn-helix domain-containing protein — protein sequence MHEAVIGIEHPGAYADATAGTDTTVELWCNDHCDLLHVGGAGGEAVVAHVEDAVGVRERIVEDDERLLITDDCLKERGDDPIEATLAAHDCLLVPPLRYAEGRKWCRVLALDPANLTAFYRDVAAEFPVVVESKREVRSVRADRPLLTLDSALPDLSARQREVLVTATEMGYYRIPRDATTAEIAAAVGVERRTAEEHLRRAENKLLRSFAETL from the coding sequence ATGCACGAAGCGGTCATCGGAATCGAACACCCCGGCGCGTACGCCGACGCCACCGCGGGCACAGACACGACGGTCGAACTCTGGTGCAACGACCACTGCGACCTCCTGCACGTCGGCGGCGCGGGCGGCGAGGCGGTCGTCGCGCACGTCGAGGACGCCGTGGGGGTCCGCGAGCGAATCGTGGAGGACGACGAACGCCTGCTCATCACCGACGACTGTCTGAAGGAGCGCGGCGACGACCCCATCGAGGCGACGCTGGCGGCCCACGACTGCCTGCTCGTCCCGCCGCTCAGGTACGCCGAGGGCCGGAAGTGGTGTCGGGTGCTGGCGCTCGACCCCGCGAACCTGACCGCGTTCTACCGGGACGTGGCGGCGGAGTTCCCGGTCGTCGTGGAGTCGAAGCGCGAGGTGCGGTCGGTCAGGGCCGACAGACCGCTGCTCACGCTCGACTCGGCCCTCCCTGACCTCTCGGCCCGCCAGCGTGAGGTGCTGGTGACCGCCACCGAGATGGGCTACTACCGGATTCCTCGGGACGCGACGACCGCCGAAATCGCGGCCGCGGTGGGCGTCGAGCGCCGGACGGCCGAGGAACACCTCCGGCGCGCCGAGAACAAACTCCTGCGGTCGTTCGCGGAAACCCTGTGA